The Streptomyces luteogriseus genome includes a window with the following:
- a CDS encoding lytic transglycosylase domain-containing protein: MAALTASQAPGALPARAAEPARQATPAERGPSVSGDTPYRTELPPLRTGKRKKGTGPMTEGGALPASMFAAYRHAERELARTTPACGLRWQLPAAIGQVESGQARGGRVTADGTTATPILGPRLNGGPFAVIRDTDHGAYDGDTAYDRAVGPMQFIPSTWARWGADGNGDGRADPNNVFDAALAAGRYLCAGGRNLSDPADLDRAILGYNHSRAYLLMVRAWYAHFLEGHRVVPDGRGEMPGRPEPGRRPGTPKPAAPEHSGRPSAAPSRSPATPPASPSPAPSRPAGGAGELDEPLLPVPDPEVRLPGDGVLPGDGPLTSNGEDTMGTDPSTTTATGG; the protein is encoded by the coding sequence ATGGCCGCGCTGACCGCGTCCCAGGCGCCGGGGGCGCTCCCGGCCCGGGCGGCGGAGCCCGCGCGTCAGGCGACACCCGCCGAACGCGGGCCGAGCGTGTCCGGCGACACCCCCTACCGCACCGAGCTGCCGCCGCTGCGGACGGGGAAGCGGAAGAAGGGCACCGGGCCGATGACGGAGGGCGGCGCCCTCCCGGCGAGCATGTTCGCCGCGTACCGGCACGCCGAGCGGGAGCTGGCCCGCACCACCCCCGCCTGCGGACTGCGGTGGCAGCTGCCGGCCGCGATCGGGCAGGTGGAGTCCGGGCAGGCGCGCGGCGGCCGGGTGACGGCGGACGGCACGACCGCGACGCCGATCCTCGGCCCCCGGCTGAACGGCGGCCCCTTCGCCGTCATCCGCGACACCGACCACGGGGCGTACGACGGGGACACGGCCTACGACCGCGCGGTGGGCCCGATGCAGTTCATCCCGTCCACCTGGGCCCGCTGGGGAGCCGACGGCAACGGCGACGGCCGGGCGGACCCGAACAACGTCTTCGACGCCGCGCTCGCCGCGGGCCGCTATCTGTGTGCGGGCGGCCGGAACCTGTCCGACCCGGCCGACCTGGACCGGGCGATCCTCGGCTACAACCACTCGCGGGCGTACCTGCTCATGGTCAGGGCCTGGTACGCGCACTTCCTGGAAGGGCACCGGGTGGTGCCGGACGGCCGCGGCGAGATGCCGGGCCGACCGGAGCCGGGGCGCCGCCCGGGCACGCCGAAGCCCGCCGCGCCGGAACACTCCGGCCGCCCGAGTGCGGCCCCCTCCCGTTCGCCCGCCACGCCGCCCGCCTCGCCTTCCCCCGCTCCGTCCCGTCCGGCAGGCGGAGCCGGGGAGTTGGACGAGCCGCTGCTCCCCGTGCCCGACCCGGAGGTGCGGCTGCCCGGGGACGGGGTGCTGCCCGGCGACGGTCCGCTGACCAGCAACGGTGAGGACACAATGGGAACCGACCCCTCCACAACCACGGCTACCGGGGGGTAA
- a CDS encoding RNA polymerase sigma factor has protein sequence MPAEAEAAMAARTQEAHDRWQRMWSHREQLLKVARRRSMSLEDAEDAVHEAMLRAAERPDLDDERLGAWLTTVTMRLCVDRYRQVNREAEVRTSPTLVAPGPVPVDEVVCDRAEARWLAVRSGDLPARQAEALRLKSEDLDVGQVAVRMGLSYRTVESLLARARRTLRASLAGTLGVVLFLIGRGRPRGGGKAHAVAVASTAATLAVAGFVLPYALDGGGSGGGPASKPSVSGPSEAIRPDGDGRVGTPGSPGSSSVPAVPGGRAAESPAAGPLLPLSVPSLPEAPVPPLPALSAPEVPVVPQVPDVPKVPELPELADVTETPGLPDVPDVPDVPDVPAESAVPSVGSTPATPSVLDTSAVPDALPMTPALP, from the coding sequence ATGCCTGCTGAGGCAGAGGCGGCCATGGCTGCTCGGACACAGGAGGCCCACGACCGTTGGCAGCGCATGTGGAGCCACCGCGAGCAGCTGCTCAAGGTGGCCCGGCGGCGGTCGATGAGCCTGGAGGACGCCGAGGACGCCGTGCACGAGGCGATGCTGCGCGCCGCGGAGCGCCCGGACCTCGACGACGAGCGCCTCGGCGCCTGGCTGACCACCGTGACCATGCGGCTGTGCGTCGACCGGTACCGCCAGGTCAACCGGGAGGCCGAGGTCCGCACCAGCCCCACGCTCGTCGCGCCCGGTCCGGTGCCCGTCGACGAGGTCGTGTGCGACCGGGCCGAGGCCAGGTGGCTGGCGGTGCGCAGCGGGGACCTGCCCGCCCGCCAGGCGGAGGCGCTCCGGCTGAAGTCCGAGGACCTGGACGTCGGGCAGGTCGCCGTGCGGATGGGGCTGAGCTACCGGACCGTCGAGTCGTTGCTGGCCCGGGCCCGGCGCACGCTGCGCGCCTCGCTGGCCGGGACGCTGGGGGTCGTGCTGTTCCTGATCGGGCGCGGGCGGCCACGCGGGGGCGGCAAGGCACACGCGGTGGCCGTCGCCTCCACGGCCGCGACCCTGGCGGTGGCGGGGTTCGTCCTGCCGTACGCGCTCGACGGGGGCGGGAGCGGGGGCGGCCCCGCGTCGAAGCCCTCCGTGTCGGGGCCTTCCGAGGCGATCCGGCCCGACGGTGACGGCCGGGTGGGCACTCCCGGATCGCCCGGGTCGTCGTCCGTGCCGGCGGTGCCCGGTGGGCGGGCGGCGGAGTCTCCCGCCGCCGGTCCGCTGCTGCCGCTGTCCGTGCCGTCCCTGCCGGAGGCTCCGGTGCCCCCGCTTCCGGCGCTGTCGGCCCCCGAGGTCCCAGTGGTTCCGCAGGTCCCGGACGTGCCCAAGGTGCCGGAGCTGCCCGAGCTCGCCGACGTGACCGAAACGCCGGGCCTCCCGGATGTGCCCGACGTCCCGGATGTGCCGGACGTTCCGGCCGAGTCCGCCGTCCCGTCGGTCGGATCGACCCCGGCGACCCCCTCCGTTCTGGACACGTCCGCCGTGCCGGACGCCCTCCCCATGACGCCCGCGCTCCCGTAG
- a CDS encoding MlaE family ABC transporter permease translates to MSLSPTGALRHSGSLFAMALDVLRTMPRRPFQVREFIQQAWFVASVTILPTALVSIPFGAVIALQIGSLTRQLGAQSFAGAASVLAVLREASPIVTALLIAGAGGTAICADLGARKIREEIDAMQVLGIDPIHRLVVPRVLASMVVALLLNGLVSVVGVAGGYFFNVVLQNGTPGAYLASFTTLAQLSDLWAAELKALVFGAIAAIVASYKGLTAKGGPKGVGDAVNQSVVITFMLLFVTNFVMTAVYFQVVPQRG, encoded by the coding sequence ATGAGCCTGTCGCCCACCGGGGCGCTGCGGCACTCGGGGAGCCTGTTCGCGATGGCGCTGGACGTCCTGCGCACGATGCCCCGTCGCCCTTTCCAGGTGCGGGAGTTCATCCAGCAGGCGTGGTTCGTCGCGAGTGTCACGATCCTGCCCACCGCGCTCGTGTCCATCCCCTTCGGGGCGGTCATCGCGCTGCAGATCGGCAGCCTGACCCGGCAGCTCGGCGCCCAGTCGTTCGCCGGTGCCGCCTCGGTGCTCGCGGTCCTGCGGGAGGCCTCCCCGATCGTCACCGCGCTGCTGATCGCGGGCGCCGGCGGTACCGCCATCTGCGCGGACCTGGGTGCGCGCAAGATCCGCGAGGAGATCGACGCGATGCAGGTGCTGGGCATCGACCCGATCCACCGCCTCGTCGTCCCTCGGGTGCTGGCGTCGATGGTGGTCGCCCTGTTGCTCAACGGCCTGGTGTCGGTGGTCGGCGTCGCGGGTGGCTACTTCTTCAACGTGGTCCTCCAGAACGGCACGCCCGGCGCGTACCTGGCGTCCTTCACCACCCTCGCGCAGCTCTCCGACCTGTGGGCGGCCGAGCTGAAGGCGCTGGTGTTCGGGGCGATCGCCGCGATCGTCGCCTCGTACAAGGGACTGACCGCCAAGGGCGGGCCGAAGGGCGTGGGAGACGCGGTGAACCAGTCGGTGGTGATCACCTTCATGTTGCTGTTCGTGACGAACTTCGTGATGACCGCGGTGTACTTCCAGGTCGTCCCGCAGAGGGGTTAG
- a CDS encoding ABC transporter ATP-binding protein — MGVEICVEGLTKSFGHQVIWQDVSLTLPAGEVSVMLGPSGTGKSVFLKTLVGLLKPERGSITIQGRDITKLREHELYEVRKLFGVLFQDGALFGSMNLYDNIAFPLREHTRKSESEIRRIVLEKMDMVGLIGAEEKLPGEISGGMRKRAGLARALVLDPEVILFDEPDSGLDPVRVAYLNQLIVDLNAQIDATFLIVTHDIASARQVPDNIGLLFRRELVMFGPREKLLTSDEPVVRQFLNGRMQGPIGMAEEKDAAQVEQELAQLGAGARTETPGGRDLTPRLLPGPGITRPPRWEAIAAREAEPHRRKEVADA; from the coding sequence ATGGGTGTCGAGATCTGCGTGGAAGGGCTGACCAAGTCCTTCGGTCACCAGGTCATCTGGCAGGACGTCTCGCTGACGCTGCCCGCCGGGGAGGTCTCGGTCATGCTCGGCCCCTCGGGCACGGGCAAGTCGGTGTTCCTCAAGACGCTCGTCGGACTGCTGAAGCCGGAGCGCGGCTCGATCACGATCCAGGGCCGGGACATCACCAAGCTCCGCGAGCACGAGCTGTACGAGGTGCGGAAGCTGTTCGGGGTGCTGTTCCAGGACGGCGCGCTGTTCGGCTCGATGAACCTCTACGACAACATCGCCTTCCCGCTGCGCGAGCACACCCGCAAGTCCGAGAGCGAGATCAGGCGGATCGTCCTCGAGAAGATGGACATGGTCGGCCTGATCGGCGCCGAGGAGAAGCTGCCCGGCGAGATCTCCGGCGGCATGCGCAAACGGGCCGGGCTGGCCCGCGCCCTGGTGCTCGATCCGGAGGTCATCCTCTTCGACGAGCCGGACTCGGGGCTCGACCCGGTGCGTGTGGCCTATCTCAACCAGCTGATCGTCGACCTCAACGCGCAGATCGACGCGACGTTCCTGATCGTCACGCACGACATCGCCTCGGCCCGCCAGGTGCCCGACAACATCGGGCTGCTGTTCCGGCGCGAGCTGGTCATGTTCGGCCCCCGGGAGAAGCTGCTGACCAGCGACGAGCCGGTCGTACGGCAGTTCCTGAACGGCCGGATGCAGGGGCCGATCGGCATGGCCGAGGAGAAGGACGCCGCCCAGGTCGAGCAGGAGCTCGCGCAGCTCGGCGCCGGCGCGCGCACGGAGACTCCCGGCGGCCGGGACCTGACTCCCCGCCTGCTGCCGGGGCCGGGCATCACGCGCCCGCCCCGCTGGGAGGCGATCGCCGCACGTGAGGCCGAGCCGCACCGCCGCAAGGAGGTGGCGGACGCATGA